Proteins from a single region of Vulgatibacter sp.:
- a CDS encoding HEAT repeat domain-containing protein — protein sequence MPSSARGTAEALEAALSRIALLERRELALRAALATAGVDPDAVLARLDLLESARAPAPVVSSLPERQPAWTAPPPAPAPAPDFAGMPTDASRSLARRLAEEVVSGPATLRLRAAIRLVEVAGQGAVPALLAAAHEAEGAVRASLIEQVGRCGDAQAAEELAEFLADETAEVRAAAIEAMVRLVSGAELEAVLRMGLEDGDARVRRRTALCAASARNFDAGALLVPLLSDPDRQVRRVACTALGGSRDPMAALALVGALLDDEAAVRTAAGTATERLFGEQARGISQLPAGQRPRAVARLRSWVAANLVRLAPGGRMLPAEEPKQAEAAPLESVLDELMATGHAGAGFEDDLPGWTEENDPELHAAFARMAGAVEPWAETQWAEAPALEDEAASIYAEAEEAWEAAGIEAAPVVAFEPAEAIDEPVATDAIDEPEFAETLQTEPDEEPAAAEADDALAAGPTETPGDDAAPAQLELGTADEAAPVEPEPAPEDEAPAAEAAAPETIDEGEAAPEEVVAAEAEAGPGLEAIEEVLRAALRGCTDADLAGELGWNEADLAPVVEAYLADGRLVRRGRKLFLP from the coding sequence ATGCCGTCTTCGGCACGTGGTACCGCCGAGGCGCTGGAAGCGGCGCTGTCCCGGATCGCCTTGCTGGAGCGCCGCGAGCTCGCCTTGCGCGCCGCGCTCGCCACCGCAGGGGTCGATCCCGACGCCGTGCTGGCGCGCCTCGATCTCCTCGAGTCGGCGCGTGCGCCTGCACCCGTCGTTTCTTCGCTGCCGGAGCGCCAGCCTGCGTGGACGGCGCCGCCGCCTGCCCCTGCGCCCGCACCCGACTTCGCCGGGATGCCGACCGACGCATCGCGCTCGCTGGCGCGGCGCCTCGCCGAGGAGGTCGTCTCGGGTCCCGCCACCTTGCGCCTGCGCGCGGCGATCCGTCTCGTCGAGGTGGCGGGGCAGGGCGCGGTGCCTGCGCTGCTGGCTGCCGCCCACGAGGCGGAGGGCGCGGTGCGCGCTTCGCTGATCGAGCAGGTCGGCCGCTGCGGCGATGCACAGGCGGCGGAAGAGCTCGCGGAGTTCCTCGCCGACGAGACGGCGGAGGTACGCGCCGCAGCGATCGAGGCGATGGTGCGGCTCGTCTCCGGCGCGGAGCTCGAGGCGGTGCTGCGCATGGGCCTCGAAGACGGCGACGCGCGGGTGCGGCGCCGCACGGCGCTCTGCGCTGCGTCGGCGCGCAACTTCGACGCGGGGGCGCTGCTGGTGCCGCTGCTCTCCGATCCGGATCGGCAGGTGCGCCGGGTCGCATGCACCGCGCTCGGCGGCAGCCGGGATCCGATGGCGGCGCTGGCGCTGGTGGGCGCGCTCCTCGACGACGAGGCGGCGGTGCGCACCGCTGCGGGGACGGCGACGGAGCGGCTCTTCGGCGAGCAGGCACGGGGCATTTCGCAGCTGCCGGCGGGGCAGCGCCCCCGTGCGGTGGCGCGGCTCCGCTCCTGGGTGGCGGCGAACCTGGTGCGGCTCGCGCCCGGCGGCAGGATGCTGCCGGCGGAGGAGCCGAAGCAGGCGGAAGCTGCGCCGCTGGAGAGCGTGCTCGACGAGCTGATGGCGACGGGGCATGCCGGCGCCGGCTTCGAGGACGATCTGCCGGGCTGGACCGAGGAGAACGATCCGGAGCTGCACGCGGCTTTCGCCAGGATGGCGGGGGCGGTGGAGCCCTGGGCGGAGACGCAGTGGGCCGAAGCGCCGGCACTCGAGGACGAGGCTGCGTCGATCTACGCCGAGGCCGAGGAGGCCTGGGAGGCAGCGGGGATCGAGGCGGCGCCGGTGGTCGCGTTCGAGCCGGCGGAGGCGATCGACGAGCCTGTGGCCACCGACGCGATCGACGAGCCCGAGTTCGCCGAGACGCTGCAGACCGAGCCCGACGAGGAGCCTGCTGCAGCCGAAGCCGACGACGCGCTCGCCGCTGGGCCCACCGAGACGCCAGGCGACGACGCTGCCCCCGCGCAGCTCGAGCTCGGCACCGCGGACGAGGCCGCGCCGGTCGAGCCCGAGCCGGCGCCGGAAGACGAAGCGCCTGCGGCGGAGGCCGCCGCACCGGAAACGATCGACGAGGGGGAGGCTGCACCGGAAGAAGTGGTGGCAGCAGAAGCAGAGGCAGGCCCGGGCCTCGAGGCGATCGAGGAGGTGCTGCGCGCAGCGCTGCGCGGCTGCACCGACGCCGATCTCGCCGGCGAGCTGGGCTGGAACGAAGCGGATCTGGCGCCCGTGGTCGAGGCCTACCTCGCCGACGGTCGCCTGGTCCGCAGGGGCAGGAAGCTATTTCTGCCCTGA
- the ribA gene encoding GTP cyclohydrolase II gives MQQPNHLPPLTALARAELPTEQGLFEAIVFTVGDDPREHVALVHGDVEGGERIPLRVHSECLTGEAFASLKCDCGAQLDSAMREVVRRGAGVVLYLRQEGRGIGLANKIRAYALQAQGADTVDANRLLGLPDDARTYEAAAAAIEHLGIRSVELITNNPAKVEALEALGVQVEGRVPSLVPVGEHARRYLDVKRERMRHLLPERPAVPQSVAHAGSRRGKS, from the coding sequence ATGCAGCAGCCGAATCACCTCCCACCGTTGACCGCCCTCGCCCGCGCCGAGCTGCCCACCGAGCAGGGGCTCTTCGAGGCGATCGTCTTCACGGTCGGCGACGATCCGCGCGAGCACGTGGCCCTGGTCCACGGCGACGTCGAGGGCGGCGAGCGGATCCCGCTCCGGGTCCACAGCGAGTGCCTCACCGGCGAGGCCTTCGCCTCGCTCAAATGCGACTGCGGCGCCCAGCTCGACAGCGCGATGCGCGAGGTGGTGCGGCGGGGCGCCGGCGTGGTGCTCTACCTGCGGCAGGAGGGCCGGGGCATCGGCCTGGCCAACAAGATCCGGGCGTATGCGCTGCAGGCCCAGGGCGCCGACACGGTGGACGCGAACCGGCTCCTCGGGCTGCCGGACGATGCGCGGACCTACGAGGCGGCTGCTGCGGCGATCGAGCACCTGGGGATCCGCTCGGTGGAGCTGATCACCAACAACCCGGCGAAGGTCGAGGCCCTCGAGGCGCTCGGCGTGCAGGTGGAGGGCCGGGTGCCCTCGCTGGTGCCGGTGGGTGAGCACGCGCGCCGCTACCTCGACGTGAAGCGCGAGCGGATGCGGCACCTGCTGCCGGAGCGGCCCGCGGTGCCGCAGAGCGTGGCGCACGCGGGCTCGCGGCGCGGGAAGAGCTGA
- a CDS encoding ParA family protein: protein MEEVRYPRKRFAELLGFSESELTIADNLEGLVELGGRRDSYGPGDLSAYRAALGAHPPRRQMRRQLFLNFKGGTGKTSLSTSYAYRLAELGHRVLLLDLDSQGHATKCVGFEGEEQKYTLFDVLVKKLPIADAVIHTPLAELDLVASNLRMSTIDLALMPMSGREFKLRKALEDVADRYDFCVLDAPPSFGLLNLNAIMSSDDLFVPVLPDFLSFHGLKLLFETVHELEEDLEHYLQNVTILLNNFNPTTRIAREARQALEEHYGEYLSKTVVRQCTKFAQASSEGTPIFAFDPSSKGAEDIQSIIDEFMPRLAARAQERSA from the coding sequence GTGGAAGAAGTCCGCTACCCCCGCAAGCGCTTTGCCGAGCTGCTCGGCTTCTCGGAGTCGGAGCTCACCATCGCCGACAACCTCGAGGGGCTCGTGGAGCTGGGCGGTCGCCGCGACTCCTACGGCCCCGGTGATCTCTCCGCCTACCGCGCCGCCCTGGGCGCGCACCCGCCGCGCCGGCAGATGCGGCGGCAGCTCTTCCTCAACTTCAAGGGCGGCACCGGCAAGACCAGCCTCTCCACCTCCTACGCCTACCGCCTCGCCGAGCTCGGCCACCGGGTGCTGCTCCTCGATCTCGACTCGCAGGGCCACGCCACCAAATGTGTCGGCTTCGAGGGTGAGGAGCAGAAGTACACGCTCTTCGACGTGCTGGTGAAGAAGCTCCCCATCGCCGACGCGGTGATCCACACGCCGCTCGCCGAGCTCGATCTCGTCGCCTCGAACCTGCGGATGAGCACCATCGATCTCGCGCTGATGCCGATGTCCGGCCGCGAGTTCAAGCTGCGCAAGGCGCTCGAGGACGTGGCGGATCGCTACGACTTCTGCGTGCTCGACGCGCCGCCGTCCTTCGGCCTGCTCAACTTGAACGCGATCATGTCGAGCGACGATCTCTTCGTGCCGGTGCTCCCCGACTTCCTCAGCTTCCACGGCCTCAAGCTCCTCTTCGAGACCGTGCACGAGCTCGAGGAGGACCTCGAGCACTACCTGCAGAACGTCACGATCCTCCTCAACAACTTCAATCCCACCACGCGGATCGCCCGCGAGGCCCGCCAGGCGCTCGAAGAGCACTACGGCGAATACCTCTCGAAGACGGTGGTGCGGCAGTGCACGAAGTTCGCGCAGGCCTCGAGCGAGGGCACGCCGATCTTCGCCTTCGATCCGTCCAGCAAGGGCGCCGAAGACATCCAGTCGATCATCGACGAGTTCATGCCGCGGCTCGCGGCAAGGGCACAGGAGCGGAGCGCATGA
- a CDS encoding class I SAM-dependent methyltransferase, whose translation MTTQMFDEGKFNELLGRAVVDLGAAMQAPLVVLGYKLGLYAALAEGPLTTTELATRTGCTERYVREWARCQAASGYVTYDSANDRFHLSPEQALLFAMEEGPAYLVGGFEIALAAGKIEPRLGDAFRSGRGIGWHEHDDGVPCGTARFFAPAYRANLVSNWIPALEAVEAKLRAGALVADVGCGHGVSTLLMAKAFPRSTFIGFDYHEESVAAANAAAASAGLLGRVTFQRATAKDYPGTQFDLVTMFDCLHDLGDPMGAAGHVRDSLAADGTWMIVEPRAGDRVTDNFNPVGRVYYAASTLVCTPGSLSQEVGLALGAQAGEAPIRAIADRMGFRRFRRASETPLHAVYEVRR comes from the coding sequence ATGACGACGCAGATGTTCGACGAGGGGAAGTTCAACGAGCTGCTCGGCCGCGCGGTGGTCGACCTGGGGGCGGCGATGCAGGCGCCGCTCGTGGTGCTCGGCTACAAGCTCGGCCTCTACGCCGCGCTGGCGGAAGGGCCCCTCACCACCACCGAGCTGGCAACGCGCACCGGCTGCACCGAGCGCTACGTCCGGGAGTGGGCCCGCTGCCAGGCGGCTTCGGGTTACGTCACCTACGACAGCGCGAACGACCGCTTCCACCTCAGCCCGGAGCAGGCCCTGCTCTTCGCGATGGAGGAGGGGCCGGCCTACCTGGTCGGCGGCTTCGAGATCGCGCTCGCCGCCGGGAAGATCGAGCCGCGGCTCGGTGACGCCTTCCGCAGCGGTCGGGGCATCGGCTGGCACGAGCACGACGACGGCGTGCCTTGCGGCACCGCCCGCTTCTTCGCCCCCGCCTACCGGGCGAACCTCGTCTCCAACTGGATCCCGGCACTCGAGGCTGTGGAGGCAAAACTCCGCGCCGGCGCCCTGGTGGCCGACGTGGGCTGCGGCCACGGCGTCTCCACCCTGCTCATGGCCAAGGCCTTCCCGCGCTCGACCTTCATCGGGTTCGACTACCACGAGGAATCGGTGGCAGCGGCCAACGCCGCCGCCGCCAGTGCCGGCCTGCTCGGGCGGGTCACCTTCCAGCGCGCCACCGCCAAGGACTACCCCGGGACCCAGTTCGACCTGGTCACCATGTTCGACTGCCTCCACGACCTCGGCGATCCGATGGGCGCCGCGGGGCACGTGCGCGACAGCCTCGCCGCCGACGGCACCTGGATGATCGTCGAGCCCCGCGCCGGCGACCGCGTCACCGACAACTTCAACCCGGTGGGCCGCGTCTACTACGCCGCCTCCACCCTGGTCTGCACCCCCGGCTCGCTGAGCCAGGAGGTCGGCCTCGCCCTCGGCGCGCAGGCCGGCGAGGCGCCGATCCGCGCCATCGCCGACCGGATGGGCTTCCGCCGGTTCCGGCGCGCGAGCGAGACGCCGCTCCACGCCGTCTACGAAGTGCGGAGGTAG
- a CDS encoding pyridoxal phosphate-dependent decarboxylase family protein yields the protein MAERDVGPGGGRDAPLAMSREAFAAAAHELVDVVTDFLFTLSARPVTPDESPAELGGILGAEARLPEAGTEAGVLLRAAAGLLFDHSLFNGHPRFFGYITASPAPIGILGDFLAAAINANVGAWRLAPMASEIEAQTVRWLAELVGFPTDCGGLLASGGNMANTIALLAARKRAADWDLRKEGVAAQGAKRLRVYTSRETHTWIQKATDLIGLGTDAICWLPTDDEGRMDPEALRGALAEGRANGDVPVAVVATAGSVSTGAVDPLYAIAAICAEHDAWLHVDGAYGGFAAAVPGTPADLGAIGLADSVALDPHKWLYAPLEAGAVLVRDRERLREAFSYHPPYYHFGQEATNYVDFGPQNSRGFRALKVWLALRQVGRAGYVQMIGDDIRLAQTLAALVRQEAELELFTQYLSITTFRYVPQDLAEAPRGEAIERYLDRLNEALLDRIQRSGQAFVSNAIVRGRYVLRPCVVNFNSTPEDVAALVELVVELGGVIDRTLRSRRAERIDRF from the coding sequence ATGGCCGAGAGAGACGTTGGCCCTGGCGGCGGTCGCGACGCACCGCTCGCGATGAGCCGGGAAGCGTTCGCGGCTGCGGCGCACGAGCTCGTGGACGTCGTCACCGACTTCCTCTTCACGCTGTCCGCGCGTCCGGTGACGCCGGACGAATCCCCCGCCGAGCTGGGCGGGATCCTGGGGGCGGAGGCCCGGCTGCCCGAAGCCGGGACCGAGGCGGGCGTGCTACTGCGCGCCGCCGCCGGGCTGCTCTTCGATCACTCGCTCTTCAACGGGCACCCGCGGTTCTTCGGGTACATCACCGCATCACCGGCACCGATCGGGATCCTCGGCGACTTCCTCGCCGCAGCGATCAACGCCAACGTCGGCGCCTGGAGGCTCGCACCGATGGCGAGCGAAATCGAAGCACAGACGGTGCGCTGGCTCGCCGAGCTGGTCGGCTTTCCCACCGACTGCGGCGGGCTGCTGGCCAGCGGCGGCAACATGGCCAACACCATCGCGCTCCTCGCCGCACGCAAGCGCGCCGCGGATTGGGACCTCCGCAAGGAGGGCGTCGCAGCGCAGGGGGCGAAGCGGCTCCGGGTCTACACCTCCCGCGAGACCCACACCTGGATCCAGAAGGCCACCGACCTCATCGGCCTGGGGACCGACGCGATCTGCTGGCTGCCCACCGACGACGAGGGGCGCATGGATCCCGAGGCGCTGCGCGGCGCCCTCGCCGAGGGCCGCGCCAACGGCGACGTGCCGGTGGCGGTGGTCGCCACCGCGGGCTCGGTGAGCACCGGCGCCGTGGATCCGCTCTACGCGATCGCCGCAATCTGCGCGGAGCACGACGCCTGGCTCCACGTCGACGGGGCCTACGGTGGCTTCGCCGCCGCGGTCCCGGGGACGCCAGCCGACCTGGGCGCCATCGGCCTCGCCGACTCGGTCGCCCTCGATCCGCACAAATGGCTCTACGCGCCGCTGGAGGCGGGCGCGGTGCTGGTCCGTGATCGCGAACGGCTCAGGGAGGCCTTCTCCTACCACCCGCCCTACTACCACTTCGGCCAGGAGGCCACGAACTACGTGGATTTCGGGCCGCAGAACTCCCGCGGCTTCCGCGCCCTCAAGGTCTGGCTCGCGCTGCGGCAGGTCGGGCGCGCGGGCTACGTGCAGATGATCGGCGACGACATCCGCCTCGCCCAGACGCTCGCTGCGCTGGTGCGGCAGGAGGCGGAACTGGAACTCTTCACCCAATACCTGAGCATCACCACGTTCCGCTACGTGCCGCAGGATCTCGCCGAGGCTCCCCGCGGCGAAGCGATCGAGCGCTACCTCGATCGCCTCAACGAGGCGCTCCTCGATCGCATCCAGCGCTCGGGGCAGGCCTTCGTCTCCAACGCGATCGTCCGGGGTCGCTACGTGCTCCGCCCCTGCGTCGTGAATTTCAACAGCACGCCGGAGGACGTGGCCGCGCTCGTCGAGCTGGTCGTCGAGCTCGGCGGCGTGATCGACCGCACCCTGCGCTCGCGGCGGGCCGAGCGGATCGACCGTTTCTGA